The proteins below come from a single Mya arenaria isolate MELC-2E11 chromosome 6, ASM2691426v1 genomic window:
- the LOC128237695 gene encoding uncharacterized protein LOC128237695 — protein MTSRQTQTGFPLCERCCFGTICNMNMCGQAPNISVSGGPTCYSCSNHTTKDSCTDIQHCPAGQVCQLVPKISIATHTYHFESSCAVHADCEAKVAALTQGILGRKRASVKCPVNTSNASIPFRNGSDAN, from the exons ATGACATCCCGCCAGACACAGACTGGTTTTCCACTGTGCGAACGATGCTGCTTTGGGACAATATGCAACATGAACATGTGTGGCCAAGCTCCAA acATTTCGGTTAGCGGTGGTCCCACCTGTTACTCCTGCTCAAATCATACCACAAAGGATTCCTGCACGGACATACAACACTGCCCGGCTGGACAG GTTTGCCAACTTGTCCCCAAAATCTCCATTGCAACCCATACATATCACTTCGAGTCGTCCTGTGCCGTGCATGCG GACTGTGAAGCTAAAGTTGCCGCCTTAACGCAGGGAATACTGGGTAGAAAAAGAG CGTCTGTGAAATGCCCGGTGAACACTTCCAATGCCAGTATCCCATTTCGGAATGGTTCAGATGCTAACTGA